The proteins below come from a single Pseudomonas chlororaphis genomic window:
- a CDS encoding glucoamylase, with amino-acid sequence MADHDEPQSPIENHGIIGDMRTAALVNDRGSVDFFCWPEFDSPSIFCSLLDTPAAGIFQLAPDLPDARRQQIYLPDTNVLQTRWLSDGAVVEITDLLPIGDTEDDLPVLMRKVHMTVGSATFRMRCAVRHDYARAATQARQDQAHVCFEAPGQPSLRLCSDQAMTLDGDAAVAEFTLEQGQSAEFLLGGIDDPRLQDDVSGICLERTLAFWRGWIGQSNYRGRWREMVNRSALALKLLTSRKHGAILAAATFGLPETRGGERNWDYRYTWIRDASFTVYAFMRLGFVEEANAYMRWLRGRVSDCCEQPTKLNILYGLDGRLELPESELPHLSGFGNAQPVRIGNLAYQQIQLDIFGELMDAVYLVNKYGEAISHQGWKHTVEVIDQVCEVWQDADVGIWEMRGEKQHFLHSRLMCWVAVDRAIRLAEKRSLPAPFARWDETRQAIYEDIWTNFWNDEHQHFVQRLGSTALDGSMLLMPLVRFVSARDPRWLSTLDAIEKSLVRDGMVYRYRNDDSPIDGLSGTEGSFAACSFWYVECLARAGRVEKAQLEFEQLLRYANPLGLYAEEFDSHGYHLGNTPQALTNLALISAASFLDRKLSGEKNHWQP; translated from the coding sequence ATGGCTGATCATGACGAACCGCAAAGCCCCATCGAGAACCACGGCATCATCGGCGACATGCGCACCGCCGCTTTGGTCAACGACCGCGGCAGTGTCGATTTTTTCTGCTGGCCGGAATTCGACAGTCCGTCGATCTTCTGTTCGCTGCTGGACACTCCGGCGGCGGGTATTTTCCAACTCGCGCCAGACCTGCCGGACGCGCGTCGCCAGCAAATCTACCTGCCCGATACCAATGTTCTGCAAACCCGTTGGCTGAGTGACGGCGCCGTGGTGGAAATCACCGACCTGTTGCCCATCGGCGACACCGAGGATGACCTGCCCGTACTGATGCGCAAGGTGCACATGACCGTGGGCAGCGCGACGTTTCGCATGCGCTGCGCGGTGCGCCACGACTATGCCCGCGCCGCCACCCAAGCGCGCCAAGACCAGGCCCATGTCTGCTTCGAGGCGCCGGGGCAACCGAGCCTGCGCTTGTGTTCCGATCAGGCCATGACCCTGGACGGCGATGCGGCAGTGGCCGAATTTACCCTCGAACAAGGCCAGAGCGCCGAGTTCCTCTTGGGCGGCATCGACGACCCGCGGCTTCAGGACGACGTCAGCGGCATCTGCCTGGAACGGACCCTGGCGTTCTGGCGTGGCTGGATCGGCCAGTCCAACTATCGCGGGCGCTGGCGGGAAATGGTCAACCGCTCCGCCCTGGCCTTGAAGCTGCTGACCTCGCGCAAACACGGCGCCATCCTCGCCGCCGCCACCTTCGGCCTGCCGGAAACCCGCGGCGGCGAACGCAACTGGGATTACCGCTACACCTGGATCCGCGACGCGTCCTTTACCGTCTATGCGTTCATGCGCCTGGGCTTCGTCGAAGAAGCCAACGCCTACATGCGCTGGTTACGGGGCCGGGTCAGCGACTGTTGCGAACAGCCGACCAAACTCAACATCCTGTATGGCCTGGACGGCCGGCTGGAGCTGCCCGAGAGCGAATTGCCGCACCTGAGCGGCTTCGGCAATGCGCAGCCGGTGCGCATCGGCAACCTGGCCTACCAGCAGATCCAGTTGGATATCTTCGGCGAACTGATGGACGCGGTGTACCTGGTCAACAAGTACGGCGAGGCCATTTCGCACCAAGGCTGGAAACACACGGTCGAGGTGATCGACCAGGTGTGCGAGGTCTGGCAGGACGCCGACGTCGGCATCTGGGAAATGCGCGGCGAGAAACAGCATTTCCTGCATTCGCGACTGATGTGCTGGGTCGCCGTCGACCGCGCCATCCGCCTCGCCGAAAAACGCTCCCTGCCCGCCCCGTTCGCCCGCTGGGATGAGACCCGCCAGGCGATCTACGAAGACATCTGGACAAACTTCTGGAACGACGAACACCAGCATTTCGTCCAGCGCCTGGGCAGCACCGCCCTCGACGGCTCGATGTTGCTGATGCCTTTGGTCCGTTTCGTCAGCGCCCGCGACCCGCGCTGGCTCTCCACCCTGGACGCCATTGAAAAGAGCCTGGTGCGCGACGGCATGGTGTACCGCTACCGCAACGACGACAGCCCCATCGACGGCCTCAGCGGCACCGAAGGCTCCTTCGCCGCCTGCTCGTTCTGGTACGTCGAATGCCTCGCCCGCGCCGGCCGCGTGGAAAAAGCCCAGTTGGAGTTCGAACAACTGCTGCGCTACGCCAACCCCCTGGGGCTGTACGCCGAAGAATTCGACAGCCACGGCTATCACCTGGGCAACACCCCCCAGGCCCTGACTAACCTGGCACTGATCAGCGCGGCAAGTTTCCTGGATCGCAAGTTGAGTGGGGAGAAAAATCATTGGCAGCCGTGA
- a CDS encoding alpha/beta hydrolase produces the protein MNLAPTVSYAVTPLLRIAYEEHGPASGEPVILLHGFPYDPRAFDDVAPALAQRGYRVLVPYLRGYGPTRFNNPAIMRSGQQAALAQDLLDLMDVLGIGQATLCGYDWGGRAACIVAALWPERVRGLVTGDGYNLQDIPHSTQPLAPETEYRLWYQYYFHTARGVEGLTKNRRELCELLWRLWSPTWARGAQCYPLSAPSFDNPDFVEVVIHSYRHRFMYAPGDPTLEWMEERLAAQPLISVPSISLCGADDGVGPAPEQDEDAAHFSGAYERRVLAGVGHNIPQEAPEATLKALLDLLEG, from the coding sequence ATGAACCTAGCGCCAACCGTCAGCTACGCGGTGACACCGCTGCTGCGCATCGCCTACGAGGAACACGGGCCGGCCAGCGGCGAGCCAGTGATCCTGCTGCACGGCTTCCCCTACGACCCCAGGGCCTTCGATGACGTCGCCCCGGCGTTGGCCCAGCGCGGCTATCGAGTCCTCGTGCCCTACCTGCGCGGCTATGGCCCGACCCGGTTCAACAACCCGGCGATCATGCGTTCCGGCCAACAGGCGGCGCTGGCCCAGGACCTGCTGGACCTGATGGACGTGCTGGGCATCGGCCAGGCGACGTTGTGCGGTTATGACTGGGGCGGCCGGGCGGCGTGCATCGTCGCCGCGTTGTGGCCGGAGCGCGTGCGCGGCCTAGTGACCGGCGATGGCTACAACCTGCAGGACATCCCCCACTCGACGCAACCGCTGGCCCCGGAAACCGAATATCGCCTGTGGTACCAGTATTATTTCCACACCGCACGGGGCGTCGAAGGGCTGACGAAAAATCGCCGTGAGTTGTGCGAATTGCTCTGGCGCCTGTGGTCACCCACCTGGGCCCGGGGCGCGCAATGCTATCCCCTCAGCGCCCCGTCGTTCGACAACCCGGACTTCGTCGAGGTGGTGATTCATTCCTACCGCCATCGCTTCATGTATGCGCCGGGGGACCCGACCCTGGAATGGATGGAGGAACGGCTCGCGGCACAACCGTTAATCAGCGTGCCGAGCATTTCCCTCTGCGGCGCCGACGACGGCGTGGGCCCCGCCCCTGAACAAGATGAGGACGCGGCACATTTCAGCGGTGCTTATGAACGGCGGGTGCTGGCCGGCGTGGG